In one Thermaerobacter sp. PB12/4term genomic region, the following are encoded:
- a CDS encoding S8 family serine peptidase, which yields MRTRTALRASAAVLIAAVALTGFTAPPARASAAALAPAAAFNPPTPVPGRGPVTPVAAPQPAPAPAPASAPGPAPAAAFDPTDTYALAAYRPAAAPDDPGFPLQWGLRNDGQTIAGQPGTPGVDVGAEAAWVLSRGEGVRIAVIDTGVQLDHPDLQGAFWVNRAEAAGQPGRDDDGNGYVDDLHGYDFTHHDATVFDPADGEEHGTHVAGILAARTGNGEGVAGLAPGARLMVLKVFDGQGQSDTGTVIEAIRYARRMGARIVNMSWGAPGPTDPTLCRVIAESPMLFVAAAGNEAQDLDATPFYPASCDAPNLITVAAADNRGYLPAFSNYGRRSVDLAAPGWFILNTVPGRDEPAAAGLPPGPAPLEPGLGRGSYGWLSGTSMATPFVTATAALVASRYPWLTPVQLAQQVLATVQAFPGLEGWVATGGLVSARGAVWAEAVAPPPFADVTPNMALYAEVLRAARLGLTQGYTVDRFAPGEPVTRHQFAKLLVGAVERATGQPLPDRPADGSPPPDFPDVNEHDGNLGPYVLRAAVAGFIKGYPDGTFRPDQPIKRIEAALMVSRALGLSQDAPSPFADVSGALAGTAGAVARAKIMVGTPAKDGSAVYFFPARSITRAEAAAVALRAHDAAVQAAP from the coding sequence ATGCGGACCCGGACCGCGCTGCGTGCCAGCGCGGCGGTCCTGATCGCGGCGGTGGCCCTCACGGGGTTCACGGCGCCGCCGGCCCGCGCCTCTGCGGCGGCCCTCGCACCCGCGGCCGCGTTCAACCCGCCCACCCCCGTACCGGGCCGCGGGCCGGTCACGCCGGTGGCGGCCCCGCAACCCGCACCCGCACCTGCACCCGCATCCGCACCTGGACCCGCACCCGCAGCTGCGTTCGACCCCACCGACACGTACGCCCTGGCGGCCTATCGCCCGGCCGCCGCCCCCGACGACCCCGGCTTCCCCCTCCAGTGGGGCCTGCGCAACGACGGCCAGACCATCGCCGGCCAGCCCGGCACGCCCGGCGTCGACGTAGGGGCCGAGGCCGCCTGGGTCCTAAGCCGGGGCGAGGGCGTCCGGATCGCCGTGATCGACACCGGCGTCCAGCTGGACCACCCCGACCTGCAGGGCGCCTTCTGGGTCAACCGGGCCGAGGCCGCCGGCCAGCCGGGCCGCGACGACGACGGCAACGGCTACGTCGACGACCTCCACGGCTACGACTTCACCCACCACGACGCCACCGTGTTCGACCCCGCCGACGGGGAAGAACACGGTACCCACGTGGCCGGCATCCTGGCCGCCCGCACCGGCAACGGCGAGGGCGTGGCGGGCCTGGCCCCCGGCGCCAGGCTCATGGTGCTCAAGGTCTTCGACGGCCAGGGCCAGAGCGATACCGGCACGGTGATCGAAGCGATCCGCTACGCCCGGCGCATGGGCGCCCGCATCGTCAACATGTCCTGGGGGGCGCCCGGTCCCACCGACCCGACCCTGTGCCGGGTGATCGCCGAATCGCCCATGCTGTTCGTCGCCGCCGCGGGTAACGAAGCCCAGGATCTGGATGCCACCCCCTTCTACCCGGCGTCGTGCGACGCACCCAACCTCATCACCGTCGCTGCCGCCGACAACCGGGGCTACCTGCCGGCCTTCTCCAACTACGGGCGGCGGTCGGTCGACCTGGCGGCGCCGGGCTGGTTCATCCTGAACACCGTGCCGGGGCGGGACGAACCGGCTGCCGCCGGCCTTCCGCCGGGACCCGCCCCCCTGGAGCCGGGCCTGGGCCGGGGCAGCTACGGCTGGCTGAGCGGCACGTCCATGGCCACGCCCTTCGTCACGGCCACGGCAGCCCTGGTGGCGAGCCGCTACCCGTGGCTGACCCCCGTGCAGCTGGCGCAGCAGGTGCTGGCCACGGTCCAGGCTTTCCCTGGCCTCGAGGGCTGGGTGGCGACGGGAGGCCTGGTCTCGGCCCGGGGCGCGGTGTGGGCCGAGGCGGTGGCCCCGCCACCCTTTGCCGACGTCACCCCCAACATGGCCTTGTATGCGGAAGTGCTCCGCGCGGCGCGGCTCGGCCTGACCCAGGGCTATACCGTCGACCGCTTCGCACCCGGTGAGCCGGTGACCCGCCACCAGTTCGCCAAGCTGCTGGTGGGGGCGGTGGAACGGGCCACCGGCCAGCCTTTGCCCGACCGGCCGGCCGACGGCAGCCCGCCGCCCGACTTCCCCGACGTGAACGAGCATGACGGTAACCTGGGGCCGTACGTGCTGAGGGCGGCCGTGGCGGGGTTCATCAAGGGCTACCCCGACGGGACCTTCCGCCCCGACCAGCCCATCAAGCGGATCGAGGCGGCCCTCATGGTGAGCCGCGCCCTGGGCCTGTCCCAGGACGCCCCGAGTCCCTTTGCCGACGTCTCGGGCGCCCTGGCCGGCACCGCCGGGGCGGTGGCCCGGGCGAAGATCATGGTCGGCACGCCGGCCAAGGACGGCAGTGCGGTGTACTTCTTCCCCGCCCGGTCCATCACCCGGGCCGAGGCGGCAGCGGTGGCGCTGCGGGCGCACGACGCCGCGGTTCAGGCGGCACCGTGA
- a CDS encoding STAS domain-containing protein: MDDVLQLPAGSGHRLLLNGDLDFERAERIAAALQRYAGGPVVLDLSRCQFIDSTGIGVLVDALRSYAARGIEVAAVRVRPAVFEVLEIVGVVDVFGRGLFEIVLDEGEDA, translated from the coding sequence ATGGACGACGTCCTGCAACTGCCTGCGGGTTCGGGTCACCGCCTTCTCCTCAACGGCGACCTGGACTTCGAGCGGGCCGAGCGGATTGCAGCCGCGTTGCAGCGTTACGCCGGCGGCCCGGTGGTCCTCGATCTCAGCCGGTGCCAGTTCATCGACTCGACGGGCATCGGGGTCCTCGTCGATGCCCTCCGCTCCTACGCCGCCCGCGGCATCGAGGTGGCGGCGGTGCGAGTGCGGCCGGCGGTGTTCGAGGTGTTGGAGATCGTGGGGGTGGTCGACGTCTTCGGCCGCGGCCTGTTCGAGATCGTGCTCGATGAGGGGGAAGACGCGTAG
- a CDS encoding ATP-binding protein: MYRARFRKPSGVATARRRLQQRLLELAYPSTLIQRVVVATAEAMINAVRYAGGGELDVVSSDSRLHALITDSGPGIAFDRLAQALLRPRNRLNLGRGHGYWLMVSMASHCRVTSTPGRTRVELVFDVGT, translated from the coding sequence ATCTACCGGGCCCGGTTTCGAAAGCCATCGGGGGTCGCGACCGCTCGACGCCGTCTGCAACAACGGTTGTTGGAGCTGGCCTATCCATCCACTTTGATTCAACGGGTTGTCGTCGCCACGGCCGAAGCGATGATCAACGCCGTTCGCTACGCCGGCGGTGGGGAGCTTGACGTGGTCTCCTCCGATTCGCGATTACATGCCCTCATCACAGACTCCGGCCCTGGTATCGCCTTTGACCGGCTCGCCCAGGCCCTCCTGCGGCCCCGAAACCGGTTGAACCTGGGACGGGGTCACGGGTACTGGCTCATGGTCAGTATGGCGTCCCATTGCCGGGTCACGTCGACTCCCGGAAGAACCCGCGTTGAGCTGGTTTTCGATGTTGGTACCTAA
- a CDS encoding KGGVGR-motif variant AAA ATPase, producing MRHTGHGPLYTWLDVESVILRARYAGRWPEGVVYFVDPSGIHIEVTSPVAGQAAVAALRRWFGARFDDRSMAVTLEPAGSRERSLAVSIEEVEEVDLARRTLRPTFTHVALLPLPETPGAAPYELPPALPGESPVISAFYSFKGGVGRSTHALAFTRAVYDLGGPGRPLVLLVDADLEAPGLTWWLQDLAGEWRVSFLDLLALAQYDESPGRQETMTIVTQGLRQQLVTLETVQGRVKFFFLPAFRTEEQALRMPLRPEHVVRVPRQAWLLTDLLAAIGHVLEVSTVIVDLRAGYSEVASPFLFDPRVRRILVTTPASPSVRGTCSVLKQIRKLTPGQAEPDSPYSDPVVVISMVTSHDETAVLDAQTRLWEAYPGGYELGFPPAPLMAQTGQTISVAITTGEVVREQPDSPAVSTGTETQPEVDPISPPALRVEATAYADELLHLHDLRAAWERLSGTSVLRTMTDLAREWVQEAKRRAGHAEHSSQEHRSNQADRAELRQALERKAASWVYAESADADDFLRTGAWEQLARRFFADLPLAVVMGAKGAGKTFLFLQLLRLQTWEAFLEALQISPAVPRRPWAPVVPMLYPTELTQTDVARARLQACRTTAAGVLGHSFVRDRGYVVQEIHRRLRNPASVSEWVTQWLTLIGAVLEIDVTGASPLERLQEILERRDARVVVAIDGLEQVFDDIVRDERQQAALRALCQELPALLAEIPDRRLGLVVFVRKDLARAAITQNFGQFERLHQPYELRWNPEEALRLAVWLCKAADLTEPLGMSLQDFALEEAPWRVLEEALRPVWGYRLGRLTSREAITANWVIAALSDLNGRLQPRDVVRFFQFAARRAQEVTDYDTLYTDRLLPPAAVRYAVRPCSLKKVEEVQEEAKWVKGIIEKFRGQPDRRIPFRPEDFELTGEEVRLMKELGMVLEDEDKLYMPEIYRHGLGFRLDRGARPRVLTLMKRAFGSLF from the coding sequence ATGCGCCATACGGGACATGGTCCGCTTTACACCTGGCTCGATGTGGAGTCCGTGATTCTGCGGGCGCGGTACGCAGGCCGCTGGCCCGAGGGTGTCGTGTATTTTGTCGATCCTTCCGGAATCCACATCGAGGTGACCAGCCCCGTGGCCGGCCAGGCAGCGGTCGCCGCCCTTCGCCGGTGGTTCGGGGCCCGTTTTGACGACAGGTCCATGGCCGTCACGTTAGAACCTGCGGGCAGCCGGGAACGGTCTCTGGCGGTTTCCATCGAAGAGGTTGAAGAAGTTGACCTCGCGAGGCGAACCCTTCGCCCAACATTTACCCACGTGGCTTTGTTGCCATTGCCGGAAACACCGGGAGCGGCACCGTACGAGTTGCCGCCCGCGTTGCCGGGTGAGTCACCGGTCATTTCCGCGTTCTATTCGTTCAAGGGGGGTGTGGGTCGATCGACCCACGCTCTGGCATTCACCCGTGCGGTGTATGACTTAGGCGGCCCTGGCCGTCCCTTGGTGCTGCTGGTCGATGCGGACCTGGAAGCCCCGGGTCTAACCTGGTGGCTTCAGGACCTGGCCGGGGAATGGCGCGTATCGTTCCTCGATCTCCTTGCCCTGGCACAGTATGACGAATCACCGGGTCGTCAAGAAACGATGACCATCGTCACCCAAGGGCTCAGGCAGCAGCTCGTCACGTTAGAAACGGTTCAGGGGCGGGTGAAGTTCTTTTTCTTGCCCGCTTTCCGAACCGAAGAGCAGGCTCTTCGGATGCCCCTGCGCCCCGAGCATGTGGTACGCGTACCGCGGCAGGCGTGGCTCTTGACCGACCTTTTGGCGGCCATCGGCCACGTGCTCGAGGTAAGTACTGTCATCGTGGACCTGCGGGCGGGCTACAGTGAGGTCGCCAGCCCGTTCCTCTTTGACCCCCGGGTCCGCCGCATCCTGGTGACGACGCCCGCAAGTCCTTCGGTAAGGGGAACCTGCTCCGTCCTGAAGCAGATCCGCAAGCTTACGCCAGGTCAAGCGGAACCGGATTCCCCCTACTCGGATCCGGTGGTCGTCATCTCCATGGTCACATCCCACGACGAAACGGCCGTGCTGGACGCCCAGACCCGGTTGTGGGAGGCCTATCCCGGCGGCTATGAGTTAGGCTTCCCACCTGCTCCTTTAATGGCGCAAACCGGCCAGACCATAAGCGTGGCCATTACCACAGGCGAAGTCGTCCGGGAGCAACCCGATTCGCCGGCTGTGTCGACCGGTACCGAGACCCAACCCGAGGTGGATCCCATTTCGCCCCCCGCCCTTAGGGTAGAGGCAACTGCCTATGCTGACGAGTTGCTGCACCTTCACGACTTGCGGGCGGCCTGGGAAAGGTTGAGCGGAACCTCGGTCCTCCGGACGATGACGGACCTGGCCCGGGAGTGGGTCCAGGAAGCGAAGCGGCGGGCAGGGCACGCGGAGCACAGCTCCCAAGAGCATCGATCGAACCAAGCGGACCGGGCAGAGTTGCGCCAGGCCCTGGAACGGAAGGCCGCTAGTTGGGTCTATGCCGAATCGGCGGATGCCGACGACTTCCTGCGAACGGGTGCGTGGGAACAACTCGCCCGGCGATTTTTCGCCGATTTACCTCTTGCAGTTGTCATGGGAGCCAAGGGCGCGGGGAAGACGTTCCTCTTCCTCCAGCTGCTCCGGCTGCAGACGTGGGAAGCGTTCCTTGAAGCCCTCCAAATCTCTCCCGCGGTACCGAGGAGACCCTGGGCTCCCGTGGTGCCGATGCTCTACCCCACGGAGCTCACCCAGACGGATGTTGCCAGGGCTCGACTCCAGGCTTGCCGGACGACGGCGGCAGGCGTGCTTGGCCACTCGTTCGTGCGAGATCGGGGCTACGTCGTACAAGAAATTCATCGCCGGCTCCGAAACCCGGCCAGCGTCTCGGAATGGGTCACCCAGTGGTTGACCCTGATAGGAGCGGTGCTGGAGATCGATGTCACGGGGGCATCGCCACTTGAGCGCCTGCAAGAAATCTTGGAGCGTCGCGATGCCCGGGTGGTCGTGGCCATCGATGGTCTCGAGCAGGTGTTTGATGACATCGTCCGCGACGAGCGGCAGCAGGCGGCTTTGAGAGCATTGTGCCAGGAACTCCCTGCGCTGCTGGCGGAGATCCCCGACCGCCGCCTCGGTTTGGTGGTGTTTGTCCGAAAGGATCTTGCCCGTGCCGCAATCACGCAAAACTTTGGCCAATTCGAACGACTCCACCAGCCGTATGAACTGCGGTGGAACCCGGAAGAAGCCCTGCGCCTCGCCGTCTGGCTATGCAAGGCGGCGGACCTGACCGAACCCCTAGGGATGAGCTTGCAAGACTTCGCTCTGGAAGAAGCCCCCTGGAGGGTGCTCGAGGAAGCCCTTCGCCCGGTCTGGGGGTACCGGTTGGGGAGGCTGACGTCCAGGGAAGCCATAACGGCAAACTGGGTCATCGCCGCCCTATCCGATCTGAACGGCCGGTTGCAGCCGCGAGATGTCGTGCGGTTCTTCCAGTTCGCGGCCCGGCGCGCCCAGGAAGTGACGGACTACGACACACTCTACACCGACCGACTCTTGCCTCCGGCGGCCGTACGCTACGCCGTGCGCCCCTGTAGCTTGAAGAAGGTCGAAGAGGTGCAAGAGGAAGCCAAGTGGGTGAAAGGCATCATCGAGAAGTTTCGCGGGCAGCCCGATCGCCGTATCCCCTTTCGGCCCGAAGACTTCGAACTGACCGGTGAAGAAGTCCGCTTGATGAAGGAACTGGGCATGGTGCTGGAGGATGAGGATAAGCTCTATATGCCGGAAATCTACCGCCACGGCCTGGGTTTCCGGCTCGATCGCGGGGCACGGCCGCGGGTTCTTACGTTGATGAAGCGCGCCTTCGGAAGCCTCTTCTAG
- the murJ gene encoding murein biosynthesis integral membrane protein MurJ, with protein sequence MGGDGLSSSRLAKSVAIIFIIGVISRVLGFFREMVLAAVFGASPVTDAYTITLSIPFVVFAAFGSAITTVVLPLLAQYRARGQMDDLERVAWTLFHALLLLLVVFLAVLMAGVDVVLRVFAPGFAGETFRLARELALILLPGILFMGINGWLQAVHNSARSFIAPAAVGIPLNFIMMAGTYFFGRWYGIEAVAWASLVAMASQVIVLWPGLKALGLTYRPVLDWRHPDLRLVLKRTGPVLLGTGAVQLSQIVDKALASGLPAGSAAALTFAQRLQGLPLGLITFPIINVVYPELATRIARGERRGFGAALNRGLRVLIFILAPVSAGLILLRIEVTRLVFERGAFDFHDTQLTAFALLFYMLGLAGYAWRELLSRAMYSMGDTWTPASTAAVAMGLNIALNLILVRFLAQGGIALAASVAMWWGALVLMVRIRRRVGQISYRAVGKGALQALAATAVMAVAVELARRFLFGDLARAALAGQPVGFMPLAVEVVALTAIGALVYAAVLRALGVEEWALVQDLVSRAVGQVGRILALLLSRGRRTAVEAREPGRGNATREPSPGAVRGSARGSVGSSASGFADGSAGDPGGGAATAPPRGSDRAAGPLANPHGGSASDSAGALGARPADDSSPGPQRDPATH encoded by the coding sequence TTGGGGGGCGACGGCTTGTCCTCTTCCCGGCTGGCCAAATCGGTGGCGATCATCTTCATCATCGGCGTCATCAGCCGCGTCCTCGGGTTCTTCCGGGAGATGGTGCTGGCGGCGGTGTTCGGGGCCAGCCCGGTGACGGACGCCTACACCATCACCCTGTCCATCCCCTTCGTGGTCTTCGCCGCCTTCGGCTCGGCCATCACCACGGTGGTCCTGCCCCTGCTGGCGCAATACCGGGCTCGCGGCCAGATGGACGACCTGGAGCGGGTGGCCTGGACCCTCTTCCACGCCCTGCTCCTGCTCCTGGTGGTGTTCCTGGCCGTGCTCATGGCCGGGGTCGATGTGGTGCTGCGCGTCTTCGCGCCCGGCTTCGCCGGCGAGACCTTCCGGCTGGCCCGGGAGCTGGCGCTGATCCTGCTGCCCGGCATCCTGTTCATGGGGATCAACGGCTGGCTCCAGGCGGTGCACAACAGCGCCCGCAGCTTCATCGCCCCCGCCGCGGTGGGCATCCCCCTCAACTTCATCATGATGGCGGGGACCTACTTCTTCGGCCGGTGGTACGGGATCGAGGCGGTGGCCTGGGCCTCTCTCGTGGCGATGGCCTCCCAGGTGATCGTGCTCTGGCCCGGTCTCAAGGCGCTGGGGCTTACCTACCGGCCCGTTCTGGACTGGCGCCACCCCGACCTGCGGCTGGTGCTCAAACGAACGGGGCCGGTGCTGCTGGGCACGGGCGCCGTACAGCTCAGCCAGATCGTCGACAAGGCGCTGGCCTCGGGCCTGCCGGCGGGCAGCGCGGCGGCCCTGACCTTCGCCCAGCGCCTGCAGGGCCTGCCCCTGGGCCTGATCACCTTTCCCATCATCAACGTGGTCTACCCCGAGCTGGCCACCCGCATCGCCCGGGGCGAGCGGCGTGGCTTCGGCGCCGCCCTCAACCGGGGGTTGCGGGTGCTGATCTTCATCCTGGCGCCGGTCAGCGCCGGGCTGATCCTCTTGCGGATCGAGGTCACCCGGCTGGTCTTCGAGCGGGGCGCCTTCGATTTCCACGACACCCAGCTGACGGCCTTCGCCTTGCTGTTCTACATGCTGGGCCTGGCGGGCTACGCCTGGCGCGAGCTCCTGAGCCGGGCCATGTATAGCATGGGTGACACCTGGACCCCGGCCTCGACGGCCGCAGTGGCCATGGGGCTCAACATCGCGCTGAATCTGATCCTGGTGCGGTTCCTGGCCCAGGGCGGCATCGCCCTGGCGGCGTCGGTGGCCATGTGGTGGGGCGCCCTGGTGCTCATGGTGCGGATCCGGCGCCGGGTGGGGCAGATCAGCTACCGGGCCGTCGGCAAGGGCGCCTTGCAGGCCCTGGCCGCCACGGCGGTCATGGCGGTGGCGGTCGAACTGGCCCGGCGGTTCCTCTTCGGCGACCTGGCCCGGGCCGCCCTGGCGGGCCAGCCGGTGGGCTTCATGCCCCTGGCCGTGGAGGTGGTCGCCTTGACCGCCATCGGGGCGCTGGTCTACGCCGCGGTGCTCCGGGCCCTGGGGGTGGAAGAATGGGCCCTGGTCCAGGACCTGGTGAGCCGGGCGGTGGGCCAGGTGGGCCGGATCCTGGCGTTGCTCCTGTCGAGGGGACGGCGTACGGCGGTGGAGGCGCGGGAACCCGGCCGGGGCAATGCCACCCGGGAACCCTCACCGGGCGCCGTCCGCGGTTCGGCCCGTGGTTCGGTTGGTAGTTCGGCCAGCGGTTTTGCCGATGGTTCGGCCGGTGATCCCGGCGGTGGTGCCGCCACGGCTCCCCCTCGCGGCTCCGACCGCGCCGCTGGTCCGCTCGCAAATCCCCATGGTGGCTCCGCCAGCGACTCCGCCGGCGCCCTCGGCGCCCGTCCGGCGGACGATTCCTCCCCCGGTCCCCAACGGGACCCCGCCACCCACTAA
- a CDS encoding DUF342 domain-containing protein: MPGTRSGSSQIMEELTFAVPARNAVEAFARAIERSGYPPERLVPRRAEVVRPGRRLAWWWIRPPLMRVVLAVRPVPPAEGAQPEQDPPARGTPGPVQTPTMARVRHGRLEILPGSPDEPAILVPGPGVRLNVNGTDVDEAVAVTAADRVEAQVASGAGWAAGSATDSITHPDADSVTETVTGAGSNARVGAGAGAGAGSAAAPIEVRLAPDGLQASVRVPLVRLRVLKEAGPTRVLHLETATLQRPPAGLTVEAIMDALAEAGVTEGIDSEAVARVATEGAPLPVTVARGRPPRDGRDGKLVTVVGPLSAERSPRPNRDGRASLSGRPVLSIPEGSLVGYIVPPEPGQPGRGVDGRVLPARDGRPAQVRYGQGVVAVKGPGGRQELRALRQGRPVVQRVGRLAWYVDVVPLLVHDGDLTAATGSVRFDGDVIVTGNVSEGAAVVAGGRIHVYGGVDHGLLEAAGDVTVEGAVIQARVVAGARARLYGRLRGRLEPLQEGARRIQAAMRLVEGAASFQNRDIARFGPGRLVRLLVDMKFRDVQERARSVHRLLAAHRGPLDPPVEALRQPLAELAGTVGDGFDLPGLIAALGEAAAFLQWFETPAPATATVGYVHNGVVEATGAIRVGPAGTYHARLWAGERVSVQGPVVGGTVEAGRAVHVLEAGSTALPATVLAVGEGGIIRAGYAHENVWLRVGERQRRLAEPRADLRVGSGTNRPPGPVKDRPAKAYPDTTMASPVSGHGAAG, from the coding sequence GTGCCGGGCACGAGGAGCGGTAGCAGTCAGATCATGGAAGAACTGACCTTCGCGGTCCCGGCCCGCAACGCCGTCGAGGCCTTCGCCCGCGCCATAGAACGCTCCGGTTATCCCCCCGAGCGCCTCGTACCCCGGCGGGCGGAAGTCGTCCGGCCCGGCCGGCGGCTGGCCTGGTGGTGGATCCGGCCCCCGCTGATGCGGGTGGTCCTGGCGGTTCGGCCGGTTCCACCCGCCGAGGGTGCCCAACCCGAGCAGGATCCGCCGGCTCGGGGTACCCCCGGCCCGGTCCAAACCCCGACCATGGCCCGGGTCCGCCACGGCCGGCTCGAGATCCTGCCCGGTTCCCCGGACGAACCCGCCATCCTCGTCCCCGGCCCCGGGGTGCGGCTGAACGTCAACGGCACGGACGTGGACGAGGCCGTGGCGGTCACGGCGGCGGACCGGGTGGAAGCCCAGGTCGCATCCGGCGCCGGTTGGGCCGCCGGTTCTGCTACAGATTCCATTACCCACCCCGATGCAGACTCCGTTACCGAAACTGTTACCGGTGCCGGTTCCAACGCCCGTGTTGGTGCTGGTGCCGGTGCCGGCGCCGGTTCCGCCGCCGCGCCCATCGAGGTCCGGCTTGCCCCTGACGGGCTGCAGGCCAGCGTACGGGTGCCCCTGGTTCGTCTCCGGGTGCTGAAGGAGGCGGGGCCCACCCGGGTGCTCCACCTGGAGACGGCGACCCTGCAGCGGCCGCCGGCCGGTCTGACGGTCGAGGCGATCATGGATGCCCTGGCCGAGGCCGGCGTCACCGAGGGCATCGACAGCGAAGCGGTGGCCCGGGTGGCGACGGAGGGGGCGCCGCTGCCGGTGACGGTGGCCCGCGGGCGACCACCCCGGGACGGTCGGGACGGGAAGCTGGTCACGGTGGTGGGACCCTTATCCGCAGAGCGGTCTCCGCGGCCCAATCGGGACGGCCGTGCCAGCCTTTCGGGCCGTCCCGTGCTTTCGATCCCCGAAGGCAGCCTGGTGGGCTATATCGTGCCGCCGGAGCCGGGGCAGCCGGGGCGGGGCGTCGACGGCCGGGTTCTTCCGGCGAGGGACGGGCGGCCGGCCCAGGTGCGCTACGGGCAAGGGGTCGTCGCGGTCAAGGGGCCTGGCGGGCGCCAGGAGCTCCGCGCCCTGCGCCAGGGCCGGCCGGTGGTGCAGCGGGTGGGGCGCCTCGCCTGGTACGTCGACGTGGTGCCCCTGCTGGTCCACGACGGCGACCTGACGGCGGCGACGGGGTCGGTGCGCTTCGACGGTGACGTCATCGTCACCGGCAACGTCAGCGAGGGGGCGGCGGTGGTGGCCGGCGGGCGGATCCACGTCTACGGCGGGGTCGACCACGGCCTGCTCGAGGCGGCGGGGGACGTGACGGTCGAGGGGGCGGTGATCCAGGCGCGGGTCGTGGCGGGGGCGCGGGCGCGACTCTACGGCCGGCTGCGGGGGCGGTTGGAGCCGCTGCAGGAGGGCGCCCGGCGGATCCAGGCGGCCATGCGGCTGGTGGAGGGGGCGGCCTCCTTCCAAAACCGGGACATCGCCCGGTTCGGCCCGGGCCGGCTGGTCCGGCTGCTGGTCGACATGAAGTTCCGCGACGTGCAGGAGCGGGCGCGGAGCGTCCACCGCCTGCTGGCTGCCCACCGCGGTCCCCTGGACCCGCCCGTGGAGGCGCTGCGGCAGCCCCTGGCCGAGCTGGCCGGCACCGTTGGCGACGGGTTCGACCTGCCCGGGCTGATCGCCGCCCTGGGGGAGGCGGCGGCGTTCCTCCAGTGGTTCGAGACGCCGGCTCCGGCGACGGCCACGGTGGGGTACGTGCACAACGGGGTCGTCGAGGCGACGGGGGCGATCCGGGTCGGCCCCGCCGGCACCTACCACGCCCGGCTGTGGGCGGGGGAGCGGGTATCGGTGCAGGGGCCGGTGGTCGGCGGGACGGTCGAAGCCGGCCGCGCGGTCCACGTGCTGGAGGCCGGGTCGACGGCCCTCCCCGCCACCGTGCTGGCGGTGGGGGAGGGCGGGATCATCCGGGCCGGGTATGCCCACGAGAACGTGTGGCTGCGGGTGGGCGAGCGGCAGCGGCGCCTGGCCGAGCCCCGGGCCGACCTCAGGGTGGGCAGCGGGACGAACCGGCCACCGGGCCCCGTCAAGGACCGTCCGGCCAAGGCCTACCCGGATACCACGATGGCCAGTCCTGTTTCGGGGCACGGCGCCGCGGGGTGA
- a CDS encoding glycosyltransferase, which translates to MTLAVARWGERLLARLAAAVITVSGHDYREGLRHGLVDPRRAVVIPNGVADPAAGRGEGCGGTGGTGGSGGNGGTGRNGGLQATGRLPAQVRWAGQDGAAGPLRVVMVARFEPPKDHATLLQAVALLEEGSLGSPGPVPNCVPNWVVELAGDGPLLPGAVKLARTLGIGHRVRFLGAQPDGAGAVQDAAVAVLCSQREGLPLAVLEAMAAGVPVVASAVGGVPEAVRPGVTGYLVPPGDPAALAHCLRLLLADPILRQRMGAAARARYESRFTVDRMVEATLAVYRRVCGGSS; encoded by the coding sequence GTGACCCTCGCCGTGGCCCGGTGGGGCGAGCGCCTGCTGGCCCGCCTGGCGGCCGCCGTGATCACCGTCTCCGGCCATGACTACCGGGAGGGCCTCCGCCACGGCTTGGTCGATCCCCGGCGAGCGGTGGTGATCCCCAACGGCGTCGCCGACCCTGCCGCCGGTCGCGGTGAGGGTTGCGGCGGAACCGGTGGAACCGGCGGAAGCGGCGGCAACGGTGGAACCGGTCGAAACGGTGGGCTCCAGGCAACCGGCCGGCTGCCTGCCCAGGTGAGGTGGGCAGGCCAAGACGGGGCAGCCGGCCCGCTCCGGGTCGTCATGGTCGCCCGCTTCGAGCCGCCCAAGGATCACGCCACCCTGCTGCAGGCCGTCGCCTTGCTCGAGGAGGGGAGCCTTGGATCCCCGGGCCCCGTCCCGAACTGCGTCCCGAACTGGGTGGTCGAACTGGCGGGCGACGGCCCGTTGCTCCCCGGGGCCGTCAAGCTCGCCCGCACCCTGGGCATCGGCCACCGGGTGCGCTTCCTGGGGGCTCAGCCCGACGGGGCCGGCGCCGTCCAGGATGCGGCCGTGGCGGTCCTCTGCTCCCAACGGGAAGGGCTGCCCCTTGCCGTCCTCGAAGCCATGGCCGCCGGGGTGCCCGTGGTGGCGTCGGCGGTGGGCGGGGTGCCCGAAGCCGTTCGGCCCGGTGTCACCGGGTATCTGGTTCCTCCCGGCGATCCGGCCGCCCTCGCCCACTGTCTCCGCCTGTTGCTGGCCGACCCGATCCTGCGCCAGCGGATGGGTGCCGCCGCCCGCGCCCGTTACGAGTCCCGCTTCACGGTGGATCGGATGGTGGAAGCGACCCTGGCCGTCTACCGCCGGGTGTGCGGTGGTTCTAGCTAG